From one Notolabrus celidotus isolate fNotCel1 chromosome 24, fNotCel1.pri, whole genome shotgun sequence genomic stretch:
- the LOC117808169 gene encoding major facilitator superfamily domain-containing protein 6-like isoform X1 has product MAADDKVAILTDDEEEQKRKYVLAEPFNTLSLKPHAGDSVAPVPPSGTPPEQPLSSEPDSIDCCERMCLRINSHLLVSKVFYFFFYAAYGSLHPLLAVYYKQLGMSAGRSGLLVGIRYFIEFCSAPFWGVVADRFKKGKAVLLFSVLCWLVFNCGIGFVKPAEMKCEEKGATTTMAPLTTTPMIHNITHPINSTNRTRSRRSFLDFPRLPELLDSFFSVQLRHVRSVDANATDTPSTPSTPSTPITPITLAIPGKNTTNTSTFKPTTTTTTKAPAPIKPKEYQIIYNKDQVETIFLLILLVVIVGEFFSAPAVTIVDTVTLHYLGKARDRYGLQRMWGSLGWGLAMLLVGIWIDHTHVTVQIDGVGCVVPEFRLHNYQIAFIVFGVLMGVALIVATQFYFEKGADYSHDHPEGVVAEADTPGALPEPSSSDQTPISPDAPQEFHYSDLLRLMCSVRYSSVLFVAWFMGFGYGFVFTFLYWHLEDLKGTTTLFGVCSVLSHVSELAAYFTSHKFIELVGHVRVLYIGLACNTARYLYISYLQNAWIVLPMEVLQGVTHASVWAACISYLSAAVPPALRTSAQGILQGLHLGLGRGCGAMVGGVFVNFFGAAATFRGIGMASLVILLIFSFIQCLTGETEGKEDKILAENIPVPSSPVPIATIDLVQSQNGVGSPGPNRQGPSQPPKTKHQEDQEDASRPAWVLSGAPWVTVAFAIFQIRELMNLAKGSGPPPENQPLQVPKEWAEHNAVGTSDRNPNNDGTDPPATSETPTQPNTTQPAPPSDSDKDQTEPPSDGGGGPHENPAFTAENTK; this is encoded by the exons ATGGCAGCTGACGACAAGGTTGCCATCCTGACAGACgatgaggaggagcagaagaggAAGTATGTGCTGGCTGAGCCGTTCAACACCCTGTCACTAAAGCCACATGCAGGGGATTCTGTGGCACCTGTGCCCCCCTCAGGCACGCCACCAGAACAGCCGCTGTCCTCAGAACCAGACTCCATAGACTGCTGTGAGAGGATGTGCCTCCGCATCAACAGCCACCTCCTCGTCTCCAAAgttttctacttcttcttctatgCTGCCTACGGCTCGCTGCACCCTCTCCTGGCCGTGTATTACAAGCAGCTCGGCATGTCGGCGGGACGCAGTGGGTTGCTGGTTGGCATCCGGTACTTCATTGAGTTCTGCAGCGCCCCTTTCTGGGGAGTGGTGGCAGACCGCTTCAAGAAGGGGAAGGCAGTGCTACTGTTCTCTGTCCTGTGCTGGCTCGTTTTCAACTGCGGCATCGGCTTCGTCAAACCAGCCGAGATGAAGTGCGAAGAGAAAGGTGCAACAACGACCATGGCGCCTCTGACAACGACTCCCATGATCCATAACATAACGCATCCGATCAACTCCACCAACCGCACCAGGAGTCGCAGGAGCTTCCTGGACTTCCCTCGACTCCCTGAACTTTTAGACTCCTTCTTCAGCGTGCAGCTCCGGCATGTGCGAAGCGTAGACGCCAACGCCACCGACACTCCCAGCACTCCCAGCACTCCCAGCACCCCCATCACTCCCATCACACTCGCTATCCCAGGCAAGAATACGACAAACACCTCAACCTTTAAaccaaccaccaccaccaccaccaaagcTCCTGCTCCAATCAAACCCAAGGAGTACCAGATCATCTACAACAAGGACCAGGTGGAGACCATCTTCCTGCTCATCCTGCTTGTCGTTATAGTGGGCGAGTTCTTCAGCGCTCCGGCCGTCACCATCGTGGACACGGTGACTCTGCACTACCTCGGCAAAGCCCGGGACCGTTACGGGCTTCAGAGGATGTGGGGCTCGCTGGGCTGGGGTCTGGCCATGCTGCTGGTGGGGATCTGGATCGACCACACACACGTCACTGTACAGATCGATGGCGTGGGCTGCGTTGTCCCTGAGTTCCGTCTCCACAACTACCAGATCGCCTTCATCGTCTTTGGCGTGCTGATGGGCGTGGCTTTAATTGTCGCCACgcagttttactttgaaaagggGGCAGACTACAGTCATGATCACCCTGAGGGTGTGGTGGCAGAGGCAGACACCCCCGGAGCTTTACCCGAGCCCAGCTCCTCGGATCAGACCCCCATCAGCCCCGACGCCCCTCAGGAGTTCCACTACAGCGACCTCCTGAGGCTCATGTGCAGCGTGCGCTACAGCTCCGTCCTCTTCGTCGCCTGGTTCATGGGCTTCGGCTACGGCTTCGTTTTCACCTTCCTGTACTGGCACCTGGAGGACCTGAAGGGGACCACCACCCTGTTCGGGGTCTGCTCAGTTCTGAGCCATGTTTCGGAGCTTGCTGCGTACTTCACCAGCCACAAGTTCATTGAGCTTGTTGGACATGTCAG gGTGCTGTACATCGGCCTGGCCTGCAACACAGCTCGCTACCTGTACATTTCATACCTGCAGAACGCCTGGATCGTCCTGCCCATGGAGGTCCTTCAAG GTGTGACGCATGCCTCCGTTTGGGCAGCCTGCATCTCTTACTTGAGTGCGGCGGTCCCTCCAGCTCTGAGGACGTCAGCGCAGGGAATCCTGCAAGGCCTTCACCTCGGTCTGGGCCGCGGCTGTGGAGCCATGGTGGGAGGAGTTTTCGTCAATTTCTTCG gtGCTGCAGCAACGTTCAGGGGGATCGGCATGGCATCCCTCgtcatcctcctcatcttctcCTTCATCCAGTGTCTGACTGGAGAGACTGAGGGGAAAG AGGACAAAATCTTAGCAGAGAACATCCCGGTCCCCTCCAGCCCGGTTCCCATCGCCACCATCGACCTGGTGCAGAGCCAGAACGGAGTTGGTAGCCCCGGCCCGAATCGTCAAGGCCCCTCGCAGCCCCCAAAGACCAAACACCAGGAGGATCAGGAGGATGCCAGCAGGCCGGCCTGGGTGCTCTCCGGCGCCCCCTGGGTCACCGTTGCCTTTGCCATCTTCCAGATCAGAGAGCTGATGAACTTGGCGAAGGGAAGTGGGCCTCCTCCAGAGAACCAACCACTGCAG GTACCTAAGGAGTGGGCGGAGCACAACGCAGTGGGCACGTCAGACAGAAACCCAAACAATGACGGCACAGATCCACCAGCCACCTCAGAAACTCCCACACAACCAAACACCACCCAACCAGCACCACCCTCAGACTCTGACAAAGACCAAACAGAGCCGCCTtcagacggaggaggagggcCTCATGAAAACCCggcttttacagcagaaaacacaaagtga
- the LOC117808169 gene encoding major facilitator superfamily domain-containing protein 6-A-like isoform X2: protein MAADDKVAILTDDEEEQKRKYVLAEPFNTLSLKPHAGDSVAPVPPSGTPPEQPLSSEPDSIDCCERMCLRINSHLLVSKVFYFFFYAAYGSLHPLLAVYYKQLGMSAGRSGLLVGIRYFIEFCSAPFWGVVADRFKKGKAVLLFSVLCWLVFNCGIGFVKPAEMKCEEKGATTTMAPLTTTPMIHNITHPINSTNRTRSRRSFLDFPRLPELLDSFFSVQLRHVRSVDANATDTPSTPSTPSTPITPITLAIPGKNTTNTSTFKPTTTTTTKAPAPIKPKEYQIIYNKDQVETIFLLILLVVIVGEFFSAPAVTIVDTVTLHYLGKARDRYGLQRMWGSLGWGLAMLLVGIWIDHTHVTVQIDGVGCVVPEFRLHNYQIAFIVFGVLMGVALIVATQFYFEKGADYSHDHPEGVVAEADTPGALPEPSSSDQTPISPDAPQEFHYSDLLRLMCSVRYSSVLFVAWFMGFGYGFVFTFLYWHLEDLKGTTTLFGVCSVLSHVSELAAYFTSHKFIELVGHVRVLYIGLACNTARYLYISYLQNAWIVLPMEVLQGVTHASVWAACISYLSAAVPPALRTSAQGILQGLHLGLGRGCGAMVGGVFVNFFGAAATFRGIGMASLVILLIFSFIQCLTGETEGKEDKILAENIPVPSSPVPIATIDLVQSQNGVGSPGPNRQGPSQPPKTKHQEDQEDASRPAWVLSGAPWVTVAFAIFQIRELMNLAKGSGPPPENQPLQKGT from the exons ATGGCAGCTGACGACAAGGTTGCCATCCTGACAGACgatgaggaggagcagaagaggAAGTATGTGCTGGCTGAGCCGTTCAACACCCTGTCACTAAAGCCACATGCAGGGGATTCTGTGGCACCTGTGCCCCCCTCAGGCACGCCACCAGAACAGCCGCTGTCCTCAGAACCAGACTCCATAGACTGCTGTGAGAGGATGTGCCTCCGCATCAACAGCCACCTCCTCGTCTCCAAAgttttctacttcttcttctatgCTGCCTACGGCTCGCTGCACCCTCTCCTGGCCGTGTATTACAAGCAGCTCGGCATGTCGGCGGGACGCAGTGGGTTGCTGGTTGGCATCCGGTACTTCATTGAGTTCTGCAGCGCCCCTTTCTGGGGAGTGGTGGCAGACCGCTTCAAGAAGGGGAAGGCAGTGCTACTGTTCTCTGTCCTGTGCTGGCTCGTTTTCAACTGCGGCATCGGCTTCGTCAAACCAGCCGAGATGAAGTGCGAAGAGAAAGGTGCAACAACGACCATGGCGCCTCTGACAACGACTCCCATGATCCATAACATAACGCATCCGATCAACTCCACCAACCGCACCAGGAGTCGCAGGAGCTTCCTGGACTTCCCTCGACTCCCTGAACTTTTAGACTCCTTCTTCAGCGTGCAGCTCCGGCATGTGCGAAGCGTAGACGCCAACGCCACCGACACTCCCAGCACTCCCAGCACTCCCAGCACCCCCATCACTCCCATCACACTCGCTATCCCAGGCAAGAATACGACAAACACCTCAACCTTTAAaccaaccaccaccaccaccaccaaagcTCCTGCTCCAATCAAACCCAAGGAGTACCAGATCATCTACAACAAGGACCAGGTGGAGACCATCTTCCTGCTCATCCTGCTTGTCGTTATAGTGGGCGAGTTCTTCAGCGCTCCGGCCGTCACCATCGTGGACACGGTGACTCTGCACTACCTCGGCAAAGCCCGGGACCGTTACGGGCTTCAGAGGATGTGGGGCTCGCTGGGCTGGGGTCTGGCCATGCTGCTGGTGGGGATCTGGATCGACCACACACACGTCACTGTACAGATCGATGGCGTGGGCTGCGTTGTCCCTGAGTTCCGTCTCCACAACTACCAGATCGCCTTCATCGTCTTTGGCGTGCTGATGGGCGTGGCTTTAATTGTCGCCACgcagttttactttgaaaagggGGCAGACTACAGTCATGATCACCCTGAGGGTGTGGTGGCAGAGGCAGACACCCCCGGAGCTTTACCCGAGCCCAGCTCCTCGGATCAGACCCCCATCAGCCCCGACGCCCCTCAGGAGTTCCACTACAGCGACCTCCTGAGGCTCATGTGCAGCGTGCGCTACAGCTCCGTCCTCTTCGTCGCCTGGTTCATGGGCTTCGGCTACGGCTTCGTTTTCACCTTCCTGTACTGGCACCTGGAGGACCTGAAGGGGACCACCACCCTGTTCGGGGTCTGCTCAGTTCTGAGCCATGTTTCGGAGCTTGCTGCGTACTTCACCAGCCACAAGTTCATTGAGCTTGTTGGACATGTCAG gGTGCTGTACATCGGCCTGGCCTGCAACACAGCTCGCTACCTGTACATTTCATACCTGCAGAACGCCTGGATCGTCCTGCCCATGGAGGTCCTTCAAG GTGTGACGCATGCCTCCGTTTGGGCAGCCTGCATCTCTTACTTGAGTGCGGCGGTCCCTCCAGCTCTGAGGACGTCAGCGCAGGGAATCCTGCAAGGCCTTCACCTCGGTCTGGGCCGCGGCTGTGGAGCCATGGTGGGAGGAGTTTTCGTCAATTTCTTCG gtGCTGCAGCAACGTTCAGGGGGATCGGCATGGCATCCCTCgtcatcctcctcatcttctcCTTCATCCAGTGTCTGACTGGAGAGACTGAGGGGAAAG AGGACAAAATCTTAGCAGAGAACATCCCGGTCCCCTCCAGCCCGGTTCCCATCGCCACCATCGACCTGGTGCAGAGCCAGAACGGAGTTGGTAGCCCCGGCCCGAATCGTCAAGGCCCCTCGCAGCCCCCAAAGACCAAACACCAGGAGGATCAGGAGGATGCCAGCAGGCCGGCCTGGGTGCTCTCCGGCGCCCCCTGGGTCACCGTTGCCTTTGCCATCTTCCAGATCAGAGAGCTGATGAACTTGGCGAAGGGAAGTGGGCCTCCTCCAGAGAACCAACCACTGCAG aAAG GTACCTAA
- the LOC117808301 gene encoding LOW QUALITY PROTEIN: protein slit-like (The sequence of the model RefSeq protein was modified relative to this genomic sequence to represent the inferred CDS: deleted 1 base in 1 codon), with amino-acid sequence MAAVTTSKATKEEVTLLLTLTASSPSRDNPTPLPSPPSCSVSTSRPLHVDHRQEVKQEETQEQLQSGTMKELLFLLLLVVMETSSRSNSSWCRQGCDCGGDLKFTICSRAHFTHLPSRIPPTTELLDLSDNNISVIPERSFSKNRKLRVLILQNNNISVVEDGCFSHLEFLQKLDLSWNRISTLTEGFSLGLVFLRELQLAHNRLTSLDSRSFMHLDGLQRLNLTCNSIHTIQVRSFSSMSTLRQLHLQNNQLTALRSGIFSMLRSLEVLNLAGNQISETEMGVFKPLTSMTLLNLADNQLSTAYFKTFLSIHTYSTHILLEGNPWNCDCDLQRVFRKLRSIQRLFLDDYYNLTCKEPPVLKDYRLMDVELCLAETVTVLIITITVVITVLAAMLMGERKRKKKKRESTGHSRESSRTSRTIKTHLTLFPLKYLHPLSLQFSVSDTDGRMTSMFLFSSSF; translated from the exons ATGGCTGCTGTAACAACAtcaaaagcaacaaaagaagaagtgacACTCCTGCTCACTCTGACAG CTTCTTCTCCGAGCCGTGACAACCCCACGCCTCTTCCCTCGCCTCCATCATGTTCAGTTTCCACCAGCCGGCCGCTGCATGTTGACCACCGTCAGGAGGTGAAacaggaggaaacacaggagCAGCTGCAG AGTGGAACAATGAAGGAGctgctgttcctcctcctcctcgtggtGATGGAGACCTCCTCCAGGTCTAACAGCAGCTGGTGCAGACAGGGCTGTGACTGTGGAGGAGATCTGAAGTTCACCATCTGCTCCAGAGCTCACTTCACCCACCTGCCCAGCAGAATCCCGCCCACCACCGAGCTCCTGGACCTGTCCGACAACAACATCTCCGTCATTCCTGAACGCTCCTTCAGCAAGAACCGTAAGCTCCGAGTCCTCATACTGCAGAACAACAACATCAGTGTGGTGGAGGATGGGTGCTTCTCTCACCTGGAGTTCCTGCAGAAACTGGACCTGAGCTGGAACCGGATCTCTACCCTGACAGAAGGGTTCTCTCTCGGCCTGGTATTCTTGCGGGAACTGCAGCTCGCCCACAACCGCCTGACAAGCCTGGACAGCAGGAGCTTTATGCACCTGGACGGCCTGCAGAGGTTAAACCTAACCTGCAACAGCATCCACACCATCCAGGTGAGATCCTTCTCCTCCATGAGCACCCTGCGGcagctccacctgcagaacAACCAGCTGACGGCTCTGAGGAGTGGGATCTTCTCCATGCTGCGCTCCCTGGAGGTCCTCAACCTGGCCGGGAACCAGATCAGCGAGACAGAGATGGGCGTCTTCAAGCCGCTCACCAGCATGACGTTACTCAACCTGGCCGACAACCAGCTGTCCACCGCTTACTTCAAGACGTTCCTGAGCATCCACACCTACAGCACCCACATCCTGCTAGAGGGGAACCCCTGGAACTGCGACTGCGACCTGCAGAGAGTTTTCCGTAAGCTGCGCAGCATCCAGAGGCTCTTCCTGGACGACTACTACAACCTGACCTGCAAGGAGCCGCCTGTCCTCAAAGATTACCGGCTGATGGATGTGGAGCTGTGCCTCGCCGAGACCGTCACCGTGCTAATCATCACCATTACCGTGGTGATAACCGTGCTGGCTGCCATGTTGatgggagagaggaagaggaagaagaagaagaga gaaagcaCTGGACACAGCAGGGAGAGCTCTCGGACGAGTCGGACTATTAAAACACATCTTACTCTTTTTCCCCTGAAATATCTTCATCCACTTTCTTTACAGTTTTCTGTTTCAGACACAGACGGCAGGatgacttccatgtttttgttcagCAGCTCATTTTGA